The following are from one region of the Halodesulfurarchaeum sp. HSR-GB genome:
- a CDS encoding dolichol kinase, with the protein MSEPGRRLVHASGSLVPIAYVFEVLTWRQVQGLLVLALAVVTVLEGLRLSGRLDWWVYERFTRDYEAHWPAGYALALLGATATVLVFRPTVAVPALLMLTIADPISGVLSSDELAVKQGYVLLVTFGVSLGIAGLLRVPLLAAVLGAGAATVADGVKPTIAGYVIDDNLTIPVAAATAMELGLFF; encoded by the coding sequence GTGAGCGAACCCGGCCGGCGGCTGGTGCACGCGAGTGGGAGTCTGGTCCCGATCGCCTACGTCTTCGAGGTGCTCACCTGGCGGCAGGTCCAGGGACTGCTCGTCCTCGCGCTGGCCGTCGTCACGGTCCTGGAGGGATTGCGTCTCTCCGGCCGACTCGACTGGTGGGTCTACGAGCGGTTCACCCGCGACTACGAGGCACACTGGCCTGCCGGCTACGCGCTGGCGCTCCTCGGTGCGACCGCGACCGTCCTGGTCTTTCGGCCCACGGTGGCGGTGCCGGCACTCCTCATGCTGACCATCGCCGATCCGATCAGCGGCGTGCTCTCGAGTGACGAACTCGCGGTGAAGCAGGGCTACGTGTTGCTGGTGACCTTCGGGGTCAGTCTCGGCATTGCCGGGCTGCTTCGGGTCCCCCTGCTCGCGGCAGTGCTGGGCGCGGGCGCAGCCACCGTCGCCGACGGCGTCAAGCCCACCATCGCGGGCTACGTCATCGACGACAACCTCACCATCCCCGTCGCCGCCGCGACCGCGATGGAACTCGGCCTGTTCTTCTAG
- a CDS encoding CBS domain-containing protein, with product MKVADAMTPREDVVTVSLPGTRDDVLEYLQERAFSSVPVVKETDDGEQYRGLVSREALIARPDEDQLAILMEDVPTTESEADIHDVAQVMAETGERRIPVVNGGSLTGMITVTDIIRAIADGDVDGDLEVGDLASYDVNTVFVGTPLVVAEREIAFANVPYAIALDETGEMAGIITEVDLIDVAEVVEGEDATGDSIANQDDDWMWEGIKAVGNRYLPTRDVELPDAPVSEYMSDQLVSVTGTRSAREVAGLLLDNDIEQVPLKRGDELVGVVRDVDLIAGL from the coding sequence ATGAAAGTCGCCGACGCGATGACACCCCGGGAGGACGTGGTCACTGTCTCGCTTCCCGGAACCAGGGACGACGTCCTGGAGTACCTCCAGGAGCGGGCCTTCTCCTCGGTCCCGGTAGTCAAAGAAACGGACGACGGCGAACAGTACCGCGGGCTCGTCTCCCGCGAGGCCCTGATCGCCAGACCGGACGAGGACCAGCTCGCCATCCTGATGGAGGACGTCCCGACGACCGAGAGCGAAGCGGACATCCACGACGTGGCGCAGGTCATGGCCGAAACTGGCGAGCGGCGCATCCCCGTCGTCAACGGGGGCTCGTTGACCGGGATGATCACCGTCACGGACATCATCCGGGCCATCGCTGACGGCGACGTCGACGGCGACCTCGAAGTCGGCGACCTCGCGAGTTACGACGTGAACACGGTCTTCGTGGGCACGCCGCTGGTCGTCGCCGAGCGGGAGATCGCTTTTGCCAACGTGCCGTATGCCATCGCGCTCGACGAGACGGGCGAGATGGCGGGCATCATCACCGAGGTCGACCTCATCGATGTGGCCGAGGTCGTCGAGGGCGAAGACGCCACCGGCGATTCGATCGCCAACCAGGACGACGACTGGATGTGGGAGGGCATCAAGGCCGTCGGCAACCGCTACCTGCCGACCCGCGACGTCGAACTCCCGGACGCGCCGGTCAGCGAGTACATGAGCGATCAGCTGGTGAGCGTGACCGGGACCCGCAGCGCGCGGGAGGTGGCCGGCCTGCTCCTGGACAACGACATCGAGCAGGTCCCGCTGAAGCGGGGGGACGAACTCGTCGGGGTCGTTCGCGACGTGGATCTCATCGCCGGACTATGA
- the glyS gene encoding glycine--tRNA ligase — MKALTELAKRRGFFFQTGKAYGGVGGFYTYGPEGATLKSTVESTWRDRWVTREGHDEIDAPTILPEAVFEASGHLDGFDDLLVECPECQSSHRADHLIEDQTDIAEAESFTPREIESLLAEHEIECPSCGAPLAGEPVEEFNLMFETAIGPGSTNKGYLRPETAQGIFVDFPRLREYARGELPFGVAQIGRAYRNEISPRNAIVRTREFTQAELELFFDPESDEPPLSRVADVEAPLYSAADQDGDGEVRFEPIGEAVESGPIADDWVGYYVGVATEWYERIGIDLDRLRFRQHQPEERAHYATDCWDAEADVSGPDEEPNWIELAGIANRGTYDLSHHAAHTDERFSVFQEYDEPRTVERATVDPDMAALGPEYGSQAAEIATALEELAETDQSAFEGDSVSVELEAETVDVPIEQTGFQVEEVTERGQHETPTVIEPSMGIDRTVYAILVHAYDEDEIDDEERTVLRLPAEMAPTLVGVFPLMDKDGLGERARELERELRAAGLATTYDDSGAIGRRYRRQDEVGTPYTVTVDYESLETDTVTIRDRDTTEQVRVPMAELPETLAALRDGERTFEQL, encoded by the coding sequence ATGAAGGCCCTGACCGAACTCGCAAAACGCCGGGGGTTTTTTTTCCAGACCGGGAAAGCCTACGGCGGCGTCGGCGGGTTCTACACCTACGGTCCGGAGGGGGCGACCCTCAAGTCGACCGTCGAATCGACCTGGCGTGACCGCTGGGTGACACGGGAGGGCCACGACGAGATCGACGCCCCGACGATCCTCCCCGAGGCGGTCTTCGAGGCCTCGGGCCACCTCGACGGTTTCGATGACCTGCTGGTCGAGTGCCCGGAGTGTCAGAGCAGCCACCGGGCCGATCACCTGATCGAGGACCAGACCGACATCGCCGAGGCCGAGAGTTTCACGCCCAGGGAGATCGAATCGCTGCTCGCCGAACACGAGATCGAGTGCCCGAGCTGTGGGGCCCCGCTCGCCGGCGAACCGGTCGAGGAGTTCAACCTCATGTTCGAGACCGCGATCGGCCCCGGATCGACGAACAAGGGCTATCTCCGCCCGGAGACCGCCCAGGGGATTTTCGTCGACTTCCCGCGGCTCCGCGAGTACGCCCGTGGCGAGTTGCCCTTCGGCGTGGCACAGATCGGTCGGGCCTACCGCAACGAGATCAGCCCGCGAAACGCCATCGTGCGCACGAGAGAGTTCACCCAGGCCGAACTCGAACTGTTCTTCGACCCCGAGAGCGACGAGCCGCCGCTTTCCCGGGTCGCAGACGTCGAGGCCCCGCTTTATAGCGCCGCAGACCAGGACGGCGACGGCGAGGTGCGCTTCGAACCGATCGGTGAGGCCGTCGAGTCCGGCCCCATCGCCGACGACTGGGTCGGGTACTACGTGGGCGTGGCGACCGAGTGGTACGAGCGAATCGGCATCGACCTGGATCGGCTCCGGTTCAGACAGCACCAGCCCGAGGAGCGGGCCCACTACGCCACGGACTGCTGGGACGCCGAGGCCGACGTGAGCGGGCCCGACGAGGAACCGAACTGGATCGAACTGGCGGGCATCGCCAACCGGGGGACCTACGACCTCTCCCATCACGCGGCCCACACCGACGAGCGGTTCAGCGTCTTCCAGGAGTACGACGAACCACGCACGGTCGAGCGCGCCACCGTCGACCCCGATATGGCCGCCCTCGGGCCGGAGTACGGGTCCCAGGCCGCTGAAATTGCCACTGCACTGGAGGAGCTGGCCGAGACCGACCAATCGGCCTTCGAAGGCGACAGCGTCAGCGTCGAACTCGAGGCGGAGACCGTCGACGTGCCCATCGAGCAGACCGGCTTCCAGGTCGAGGAAGTCACCGAGCGGGGCCAGCACGAGACCCCGACCGTGATCGAGCCCTCGATGGGGATCGACCGGACCGTCTATGCCATCCTGGTCCACGCCTACGACGAGGACGAGATCGACGACGAGGAACGGACCGTCCTTCGCCTCCCGGCCGAGATGGCCCCCACCCTGGTCGGGGTCTTCCCGCTGATGGACAAGGACGGCCTCGGCGAGCGGGCCCGCGAACTGGAACGGGAGTTGCGTGCGGCCGGACTCGCCACGACCTACGACGACTCGGGGGCGATCGGTCGCCGCTACCGTCGCCAGGACGAGGTCGGCACCCCGTACACGGTGACCGTCGACTACGAGAGTTTAGAGACCGACACCGTCACGATCCGGGACCGGGACACCACCGAGCAGGTTCGGGTTCCGATGGCCGAACTACCCGAGACCCTCGCCGCGCTCCGTGACGGCGAGCGCACCTTCGAACAGCTGTGA
- a CDS encoding PCC domain-containing protein, whose protein sequence is MRFQEVSPDRTLLVDLAYDESLLAELEAAVAQADLESAWILGSGAVRELELAVYDQDAFAADALAFDEPLEMPVFTGTVTAGPELAVQGVFSRPSGQAVAGRIESATVYGGEALLWGFEESLDRDRDDATGLDRLDL, encoded by the coding sequence ATGCGCTTTCAGGAGGTGTCCCCCGACCGGACCCTGCTCGTCGATCTTGCGTACGACGAGTCTCTACTCGCGGAACTCGAAGCCGCCGTCGCTCAGGCCGACCTGGAATCGGCCTGGATTCTCGGCTCCGGGGCCGTCCGCGAGCTCGAACTGGCTGTCTACGATCAGGACGCCTTCGCCGCCGACGCCCTTGCCTTCGACGAACCGCTCGAAATGCCCGTGTTCACCGGGACGGTGACCGCCGGCCCCGAACTCGCCGTTCAGGGGGTCTTCTCGCGCCCCTCGGGCCAGGCCGTCGCCGGCCGGATCGAATCGGCGACAGTCTACGGCGGCGAGGCCCTCCTTTGGGGATTCGAGGAATCACTCGACAGGGACCGTGACGACGCCACCGGGCTCGACCGGCTCGATCTGTAG
- a CDS encoding ABC transporter permease — protein MSTQTVQEGGSSTRSLFERLRASPFLSQLLSNRLALAGILIILAMLAIAIYSRFALDLEVISQSQLGTNPNRAAPSLEYPFGTDGQARDLLPRVAYGAWYAMLYGSITVGASTILGVGMGIIAAYYGDVTDNVIMRSMDVLLAFPSLLLALALVSIFPDELGLWRAVMALTLVYTPRFARVVRGAALTVLEDEYIDATEALGATDPRILVRHILPNTLAPITVQSTLNFGLAIIDLAALSFLGFGASAGTPSWGLMLSNGVSLGLLTGVWWWSFFPGLFLALTVLGFNLLGDGMRDALDPRMREAVD, from the coding sequence ATGAGTACACAAACAGTCCAGGAGGGCGGCAGTTCGACCCGGAGCCTCTTCGAGCGGCTTCGCGCCTCGCCGTTCCTCTCCCAGCTCCTGTCGAATCGGCTGGCGCTCGCCGGCATTCTGATTATCCTCGCGATGCTTGCCATCGCGATCTATTCCCGGTTCGCACTGGACCTCGAGGTCATCTCACAGAGTCAACTCGGGACGAACCCGAATCGGGCGGCCCCGAGTCTGGAGTACCCCTTCGGAACTGACGGGCAGGCCCGAGATCTGCTGCCCCGGGTCGCCTATGGGGCCTGGTACGCGATGCTCTACGGTTCGATAACCGTCGGTGCATCGACGATACTCGGGGTGGGGATGGGCATCATTGCAGCCTACTACGGCGACGTGACTGACAACGTCATCATGCGGTCGATGGACGTGCTGCTCGCGTTCCCCTCCTTGCTCCTCGCCCTGGCTCTCGTCTCGATCTTCCCCGACGAACTGGGCCTCTGGCGGGCCGTGATGGCACTGACCCTCGTCTACACGCCACGGTTTGCCCGCGTCGTGCGGGGGGCTGCACTCACAGTCCTCGAAGACGAGTACATCGATGCCACCGAGGCCCTCGGGGCGACCGATCCCCGAATCCTCGTTCGACACATCTTGCCAAACACGCTCGCGCCCATTACCGTCCAGAGCACCCTCAACTTCGGGCTCGCGATCATCGACCTCGCGGCGCTCTCGTTCCTGGGTTTCGGCGCCTCGGCGGGAACGCCGTCCTGGGGATTGATGCTCTCGAACGGCGTCAGTCTGGGCCTCCTGACCGGGGTCTGGTGGTGGTCTTTCTTCCCGGGACTGTTCCTCGCATTGACCGTCCTCGGGTTCAACCTGCTCGGTGACGGCATGCGTGACGCCCTCGACCCCCGGATGCGTGAGGCCGTGGACTGA
- a CDS encoding ABC transporter substrate-binding protein — MSSSDSTVSRRGFLTAAGGAAVTAALAGCSGNGTDDQDNGDSEDSTLLRYGRGSHSTTLDFQNSTSGEVAKVTENLYDKLIDFVPGEATLREGLATDYSMDGQTVSLTLREGVTFHDGEEFTAQDFVATYRRFTDSDYEYYAGDDYVSAYGNFTLGNWIEDIQVDGDYEMTIELSQQYAPFFRNLAMFPSAVHSEASIEEYGTDLQSNANGTGPFELETLDDGNEQIRLSANEDYWGEGPHVDELVFVTVGENSTRAQSLGSGELDIIDGLGAQSAQQVEGFDNASLERKEGINIGYMAFNLSSIEQFQDRRVRQAISYAIDTESIVEEIYAGVAVQASQPLPPNLLGYNEDLDPYPYDPDEAQQLLDEAGYGDGFSFELATFQNPRAYNPSPLQTAETVSSNLGEVGIDVEINQQSFGPFLEYTAEGRHDACFLGWMTDNADPDNFAYALLHPQVEADQLTEGQDWVSFDTEGFNTSNRAGWANREYMDLVEEGQRSLDDAEREELYNEAMQIAHDEAPWVYLDYAEELRGVANRVQNYTVATISGPYLNYVSVE; from the coding sequence ATGTCATCCAGTGACAGCACGGTTTCGCGTCGGGGATTTCTCACCGCAGCCGGCGGTGCTGCCGTTACTGCTGCACTCGCGGGATGTAGTGGTAATGGGACTGACGACCAAGACAACGGGGATTCCGAGGATTCCACGCTGTTGCGATACGGCCGTGGCAGCCACTCGACGACGCTTGACTTCCAGAACAGTACCAGTGGCGAGGTCGCGAAGGTCACCGAGAACCTCTATGACAAGCTGATCGACTTCGTCCCGGGTGAGGCGACGCTGCGCGAGGGGTTGGCGACGGACTACTCGATGGACGGCCAGACCGTCTCGCTGACGCTCCGAGAGGGTGTGACCTTCCACGACGGCGAGGAGTTCACCGCCCAGGACTTCGTGGCGACCTATCGCCGCTTCACCGATTCGGATTACGAGTACTACGCTGGAGACGATTACGTGTCCGCGTACGGCAACTTCACGCTCGGGAACTGGATCGAAGACATTCAGGTGGACGGGGATTACGAGATGACGATCGAGTTGTCCCAGCAATACGCCCCGTTCTTCCGGAACCTGGCCATGTTCCCCTCTGCGGTCCACTCGGAGGCATCCATCGAAGAGTACGGAACGGACCTGCAGTCAAATGCGAACGGAACTGGTCCCTTCGAGCTTGAGACCCTCGACGACGGCAACGAGCAGATCCGGCTGTCGGCCAACGAGGACTACTGGGGTGAAGGCCCCCACGTCGACGAACTCGTCTTCGTCACCGTCGGTGAGAACTCGACGCGAGCCCAGTCACTCGGCTCCGGCGAACTGGACATCATCGACGGCCTCGGTGCCCAGTCCGCCCAGCAGGTCGAGGGCTTCGACAACGCGTCACTCGAGCGCAAGGAGGGGATCAACATCGGCTACATGGCGTTCAACCTCTCCTCGATCGAGCAATTCCAGGACCGCCGGGTCCGTCAGGCAATCAGCTACGCCATCGACACGGAGTCCATCGTCGAAGAGATCTACGCCGGTGTGGCGGTCCAGGCAAGCCAGCCGCTGCCACCGAACCTCCTGGGGTACAACGAGGATCTCGATCCCTACCCGTACGATCCCGACGAGGCCCAGCAACTCCTCGATGAGGCCGGCTACGGCGATGGGTTCTCCTTCGAACTGGCCACCTTCCAGAACCCGCGGGCGTACAACCCGTCGCCGCTGCAGACCGCCGAGACCGTCTCGTCGAACCTCGGCGAGGTCGGCATCGACGTGGAGATCAACCAGCAGTCCTTCGGGCCGTTCCTCGAATACACCGCCGAAGGTCGACACGACGCGTGTTTCCTCGGCTGGATGACCGACAACGCGGACCCGGACAACTTCGCGTACGCGCTGTTGCACCCACAGGTCGAGGCGGACCAGCTCACGGAGGGCCAGGACTGGGTTAGCTTCGACACCGAGGGCTTCAACACGAGCAACCGCGCGGGATGGGCAAACCGCGAGTACATGGACCTGGTCGAGGAGGGCCAGCGATCCCTCGACGACGCCGAGCGTGAGGAGCTCTACAACGAGGCGATGCAGATCGCCCACGACGAGGCGCCGTGGGTCTACCTGGACTACGCCGAGGAGCTTCGCGGTGTCGCCAATCGCGTGCAGAACTACACCGTCGCAACCATCAGCGGTCCGTATCTTAATTACGTCTCCGTCGAATAG
- a CDS encoding ABC transporter permease — protein MFPKRFVIKRLLLLVPVLIGVATVVFSILHLSPGDPALTIAGQRASEEFVEQIREGLGLNDPIWVQYADFLWNAAQLNFGDSYIIYRNTPVREVLIEKLPVTIELALYGQFFGILFGIPFGLVSAIKQDTITDHLSRVGALAGISIPIFWSGPILIFVFAQFFGVLPTSGRISSLYNFQAIHVTGLVTVDTLLAGEWDMFVSAVRHMLLPSLTIGIYSMALISRMMRSSMLEVIRQDYIRTARAKGQGAKITVLKHGFRNALIPVITVIGIQFGTLLGGAVLTETVFAIGGIGVLLVEAIKVGDYPIVQGTVLTFAFLFTLVNLGVDITYSYLDPRINQ, from the coding sequence ATGTTTCCGAAGCGTTTCGTCATCAAACGCCTCCTGCTGCTCGTCCCCGTGCTGATCGGGGTGGCGACAGTCGTGTTCTCAATTTTGCATCTGTCTCCGGGTGATCCGGCACTGACGATCGCCGGGCAACGAGCGAGCGAGGAGTTCGTCGAACAGATCCGAGAAGGCCTCGGCCTGAACGATCCGATATGGGTTCAGTACGCCGACTTCCTCTGGAACGCCGCCCAGCTCAACTTCGGCGATTCCTACATCATCTACCGGAATACGCCGGTCCGGGAGGTCCTCATCGAGAAGCTCCCGGTGACCATCGAACTGGCGCTCTATGGCCAGTTTTTCGGCATTCTCTTTGGCATTCCGTTCGGCCTCGTTAGCGCGATCAAGCAAGACACGATCACCGATCACCTCTCCCGGGTCGGGGCCCTGGCCGGGATCAGCATCCCGATCTTCTGGAGTGGGCCGATCCTGATCTTCGTCTTCGCCCAGTTTTTCGGCGTGTTGCCGACGAGTGGTCGGATCTCCTCGCTTTACAACTTCCAGGCGATACACGTCACTGGCCTTGTGACCGTGGACACGCTCCTCGCTGGCGAGTGGGATATGTTCGTCTCTGCGGTCAGGCATATGTTGTTGCCCTCGCTCACGATCGGCATCTACTCGATGGCGCTGATCTCCCGGATGATGCGGTCCTCGATGCTTGAGGTCATCAGACAGGACTACATTCGAACGGCCCGGGCGAAGGGCCAGGGGGCCAAGATCACGGTCCTCAAACACGGCTTCCGAAACGCGCTCATCCCGGTTATCACGGTCATCGGCATCCAGTTCGGAACCCTCCTCGGTGGGGCGGTCCTGACCGAGACGGTCTTTGCGATCGGCGGTATCGGCGTCCTGCTCGTCGAGGCGATCAAGGTCGGCGATTACCCCATCGTCCAGGGGACGGTGCTGACCTTCGCGTTCCTCTTCACGCTCGTGAACCTCGGCGTCGACATCACTTACTCGTACCTTGACCCACGGATCAACCAATGA
- a CDS encoding ABC transporter ATP-binding protein: MPPLLSMEDLRTQFATDRGQVKAVDGIDLEIEPGETVGLVGESGSGKSVTALSTMGLVDDPGEIAGGTIEFTDAEIAAELRETFSNPTFVDGNTVDLTAAPEAALRLVRGQAISMIFQDPMTSLNPAHTVGEQVAESLSLHQFGGRRKDTWLNAIREILPQISRDIDPEIRERTIEILEEVGIPEPGARFEEYPHEFSGGMRQRVLIAIALASQPDLLIADEPTTALDVTIQAQILDLIDELQAELGMSVLMITHDLGVVAETCDRVAVMYAGEIVEEGPAEEVFANPSHPYTYTLLESIPTEDKERLTPIAGNVPDLIDMPEGCHFAPRCPWVTDGCTDGEIEFRQHGGTAVDHRSKCLLEDFDKSKYGTDSVLPQDTGERGAEPLLEVSDLKKYYEEDDGVLDRFLGGTGKSVKAVDGVDFSIYPGETLGLVGESGCGKSTAGRALLHLVEPTDGRVLFAGTDLTDLDRSGLREARKDMQMIFQDPLSSLDPRLTVGQTIMEPLKIHDLPESDPSVSTTADLTVSGIERDRVEVEVGDEVDAVVGAAEDISTVHVSVAVADDDVTVEVDEHVGVETTVSRSESGRIELISVVVSAGDSDRLRRRRRVNQLIEAVGLETGQYNRYPHEMSGGQRQRVGIARALAVDPDFIVADEPVSALDVSVQAQILNLLEDLQNRFDLTYLFIAHDLSVVRHISDRVAVMYLGEIVELADTEALFEDPRHPYTQALLSAIPVPDPTVGTEDRDILRGDVPSPIDPPSGCHFRTRCPQIIPPDDLDVDQEVYREIMFFKQRVEDRTIDLETATHEADSETPRAIAEQLREDHFDTVPAGEAGSVLESAVEQVASGDWEEAESLLSDTFESVCEVADPVLSDGDHPAACHLLD, encoded by the coding sequence ATGCCGCCGCTGCTCTCTATGGAGGATCTCCGCACCCAATTCGCTACCGACCGCGGTCAGGTCAAGGCAGTCGACGGGATCGATCTCGAGATCGAGCCCGGGGAGACTGTCGGCCTGGTCGGGGAGTCCGGCTCTGGCAAGAGTGTCACGGCGCTGTCGACGATGGGTCTCGTCGACGATCCCGGTGAGATTGCCGGGGGGACCATCGAATTCACGGATGCCGAGATTGCTGCTGAACTCCGTGAGACGTTTTCTAACCCAACTTTCGTCGACGGCAACACCGTCGACCTGACCGCTGCCCCGGAGGCGGCGCTTCGTCTCGTGCGGGGGCAGGCGATCAGTATGATCTTTCAGGACCCGATGACGTCCCTCAACCCGGCCCATACGGTCGGCGAGCAGGTCGCGGAGAGCCTGTCCCTCCACCAGTTCGGCGGCCGGCGAAAGGACACGTGGCTGAACGCCATTCGCGAGATCCTGCCCCAAATCAGTCGGGATATCGACCCGGAGATCCGCGAACGCACGATCGAGATCCTCGAAGAGGTCGGCATTCCGGAGCCAGGGGCCCGCTTCGAGGAGTACCCTCACGAGTTCTCCGGTGGAATGCGTCAGCGGGTTCTCATCGCGATCGCGCTGGCGAGCCAGCCGGACTTGCTCATCGCCGACGAGCCGACCACGGCCCTTGACGTGACGATTCAGGCCCAGATTCTGGACCTCATCGACGAGTTACAGGCCGAACTGGGGATGTCCGTTCTCATGATCACTCACGACCTCGGCGTGGTGGCCGAGACCTGTGATCGGGTCGCCGTGATGTACGCCGGTGAGATCGTCGAGGAAGGGCCCGCCGAGGAGGTCTTTGCGAACCCATCCCATCCCTACACCTACACGCTGCTCGAATCCATCCCGACCGAGGACAAGGAGCGTCTCACGCCCATCGCCGGCAACGTCCCCGACCTCATCGACATGCCCGAGGGCTGTCACTTCGCCCCCCGCTGTCCCTGGGTGACCGATGGCTGTACGGACGGCGAGATCGAATTCCGGCAACACGGTGGGACCGCGGTGGACCACCGGTCGAAGTGTCTCCTCGAGGATTTCGATAAGTCGAAATACGGGACGGACAGCGTCCTCCCACAGGACACCGGGGAGCGCGGGGCAGAACCGTTACTCGAGGTCTCCGACCTCAAGAAGTACTACGAGGAAGACGACGGCGTTCTCGATCGCTTCCTCGGTGGCACCGGAAAGAGTGTCAAGGCCGTCGACGGGGTCGACTTCTCGATCTACCCAGGTGAGACACTCGGCCTCGTCGGGGAGTCCGGCTGTGGGAAATCGACGGCTGGCCGGGCCCTCCTCCATCTCGTCGAGCCGACCGACGGACGGGTTCTCTTTGCCGGCACTGACCTCACCGACCTGGATCGGTCCGGGTTGCGGGAGGCCAGGAAGGACATGCAGATGATCTTCCAGGACCCCCTCTCCTCGCTCGACCCCCGACTGACAGTCGGGCAGACGATCATGGAACCGCTCAAGATACACGACCTCCCGGAGAGCGATCCGTCCGTCAGCACGACGGCCGACCTCACGGTTTCGGGAATCGAACGGGACCGTGTGGAAGTCGAGGTTGGTGACGAGGTGGATGCCGTGGTCGGGGCGGCTGAGGACATCTCGACGGTACACGTTTCCGTGGCGGTCGCGGACGACGACGTCACCGTCGAGGTGGACGAACACGTTGGCGTCGAAACCACGGTTTCACGCTCGGAATCGGGCCGGATCGAACTGATCTCGGTTGTCGTCTCCGCTGGCGACAGCGACCGGCTCCGACGCCGCCGTCGGGTCAACCAGCTCATCGAAGCCGTCGGGCTCGAAACTGGCCAGTACAACCGGTATCCACACGAAATGTCGGGTGGCCAGCGCCAACGGGTCGGAATCGCCCGTGCGCTGGCGGTGGATCCGGACTTCATCGTGGCCGACGAACCGGTCTCGGCACTGGACGTCTCGGTCCAGGCCCAGATCCTCAATCTGCTCGAGGACCTGCAGAACCGCTTTGACCTCACGTACCTGTTCATCGCCCACGACCTCTCGGTTGTGCGACACATCTCCGACCGCGTCGCGGTGATGTATCTCGGCGAGATCGTCGAACTCGCGGACACCGAAGCGCTATTCGAAGATCCCCGACACCCGTACACACAGGCTCTGCTCTCGGCGATTCCGGTTCCGGATCCGACGGTGGGAACCGAAGACCGCGACATCCTGCGGGGTGACGTTCCATCCCCCATCGACCCGCCGTCGGGCTGTCACTTCCGTACGCGCTGCCCGCAAATCATTCCGCCGGACGACCTCGACGTGGATCAGGAGGTGTATCGGGAGATCATGTTCTTCAAACAGCGCGTGGAGGACCGGACAATCGACCTGGAGACGGCGACCCACGAGGCCGACTCCGAGACGCCCCGTGCAATTGCCGAGCAGTTGCGCGAGGACCACTTCGACACGGTTCCGGCCGGTGAGGCCGGTAGCGTACTCGAGTCGGCAGTAGAACAGGTCGCCTCGGGCGACTGGGAGGAGGCGGAATCGCTCCTCTCCGATACCTTCGAGAGTGTCTGTGAGGTTGCGGACCCAGTCTTGTCGGATGGAGACCATCCCGCGGCGTGTCATCTGCTGGATTGA